The following are encoded together in the Salmonella enterica subsp. enterica serovar Choleraesuis genome:
- the yphA gene encoding membrane protein — translation MNGLRYFDFGGSRSLVLLIARIAIVILFLLSGFPKLTNFDGTVQYMMSLHAPMPTIAAAIAVLMEVGASILIILGFFTRPIAIIFALYTLATGFIGHPYWSMTGDAVMPNLINFWKNVSIFAGFLFLAISGPGGISVDRR, via the coding sequence ATGAACGGATTACGTTATTTTGACTTTGGTGGTTCCCGGTCTCTCGTTTTACTGATTGCCCGGATTGCAATTGTGATACTGTTTTTACTTTCCGGCTTTCCGAAGTTGACTAATTTCGATGGCACGGTTCAGTATATGATGTCGCTCCATGCTCCAATGCCAACTATTGCTGCTGCGATTGCAGTCTTAATGGAAGTTGGTGCATCAATCCTTATTATCCTGGGTTTCTTTACTCGCCCAATCGCCATTATTTTCGCACTTTATACTCTGGCTACCGGGTTCATTGGTCATCCATACTGGAGCATGACTGGTGATGCTGTAATGCCAAACCTGATTAACTTCTGGAAGAACGTCAGTATTTTTGCTGGCTTCCTGTTCCTGGCAATTTCCGGCCCGGGCGGTATCTCTGTTGACCGTCGCTAA
- a CDS encoding aldehyde dehydrogenase, protein MKYSHPGTPGALISLKQRYGNYIGGQFVEPRSGKYFTNTTPVTGAAIADFPRSDAQDVEAALDAAHAAAPAWGQTSVQERSNLLLAIADRIEQNIEILALHESWDNGKPVRETLNADLPLAVDHFRYFAGCLRAQEGGASEIDSNTMAYHIYEPLGVVGQIIPWNFPLLMAAWKLAPALAAGNCVVLKPAEQTPLSICVFLELVGDLLPPGVVNVIHGYGQEVGEPLARSKRIAKIAFTGSTPIGRRILACAAENIIPSTVELGGKSPNIYFADVMDGDPEFIDKAVEGLVLGFFNQGEVCTCPSRALIQSSIYPQFIEKVIQRISTIRRGDPFDTETMIGAQASQEQFDKILSYIDIARKEGGEILTGGNKVASEGDLTNGFYIQPTLIKGHNKMRSFQEEIFGPVIGIATFEDEAEAIAIANDTQYGLGAGVWTLNINRAWRMGRAIKAGRVWTNCYHLYPAHAAFGGYKDSGIGRETHKIALSHYQQVKNLLVSYSSKPLGLF, encoded by the coding sequence ATGAAATATTCGCACCCCGGTACGCCTGGCGCACTCATTTCCCTTAAACAACGCTATGGCAACTATATTGGTGGTCAATTTGTCGAACCACGCTCCGGGAAATATTTCACCAATACCACGCCGGTGACCGGTGCTGCGATTGCCGATTTCCCGCGCTCAGATGCGCAGGATGTAGAGGCTGCTCTGGATGCCGCCCATGCCGCAGCGCCGGCGTGGGGGCAAACCAGCGTACAGGAGCGCAGTAATTTGCTGCTGGCCATTGCCGACCGCATTGAACAAAACATTGAAATTCTGGCACTGCACGAAAGCTGGGATAACGGAAAACCGGTGCGCGAAACGCTCAATGCAGATTTGCCGCTGGCCGTTGACCATTTTCGTTATTTTGCCGGTTGCCTGCGGGCCCAGGAAGGCGGTGCCTCTGAAATAGACAGCAACACCATGGCCTATCATATTTATGAGCCGCTGGGCGTGGTGGGGCAAATTATTCCGTGGAACTTCCCGCTGCTGATGGCCGCATGGAAACTGGCGCCGGCGCTGGCTGCCGGTAACTGTGTGGTGCTTAAACCGGCCGAACAGACTCCTTTGAGTATTTGTGTATTCCTGGAACTGGTGGGCGATCTGCTGCCGCCGGGGGTGGTCAACGTTATTCACGGCTACGGACAGGAAGTAGGTGAACCGCTGGCTCGCAGCAAACGTATCGCGAAAATTGCCTTTACCGGCTCCACACCGATTGGTCGCCGTATTCTGGCCTGCGCCGCTGAAAACATTATTCCCAGTACCGTAGAGCTGGGCGGTAAATCGCCCAATATCTATTTTGCCGATGTGATGGACGGTGATCCTGAGTTTATCGATAAAGCCGTAGAAGGGCTGGTATTGGGTTTCTTTAATCAGGGGGAAGTTTGCACCTGTCCGTCGCGGGCATTAATCCAGTCTTCCATCTATCCGCAATTTATCGAAAAAGTTATACAGCGCATATCGACTATCCGCCGTGGCGATCCGTTTGATACTGAAACCATGATTGGCGCTCAGGCCTCTCAGGAGCAGTTCGATAAAATTCTGTCGTATATCGATATTGCCCGCAAAGAAGGCGGAGAGATTCTGACCGGCGGAAATAAAGTTGCCAGCGAAGGGGATCTGACTAACGGGTTTTATATCCAGCCGACCCTGATTAAAGGGCATAACAAAATGCGCAGTTTCCAGGAGGAGATTTTCGGTCCGGTTATCGGTATCGCTACCTTTGAGGATGAAGCGGAAGCTATCGCAATAGCGAACGATACCCAATATGGCCTGGGGGCGGGCGTCTGGACGCTGAATATTAACCGCGCCTGGCGGATGGGTCGTGCAATAAAAGCAGGAAGAGTCTGGACCAACTGTTACCACCTCTACCCGGCACACGCGGCATTTGGGGGCTACAAAGATTCTGGCATTGGCCGCGAAACCCACAAAATTGCGCTGTCGCATTATCAACAGGTTAAAAACCTGCTGGTTAGCTACAGTAGCAAACCGCTGGGGCTGTTCTGA
- a CDS encoding succinate-semialdehyde dehydrogenase, with protein sequence MPYQSVNPFTGKLTQEYASHNDGDIEHALTKAHALYQSEWCKGDIQQRLPVLRKLADLIDNQVDELAKIATTEMGKPLTQARGEVKLCAQIARYYADNAAKFLAPVSYPTPQGEAWVEHHPIGVLMAVEPWNFPFYQLMRVLAPNLAAGNPVLAKHASIVPQCAAAFEKLVRDAGAPEGAWTNLYITGEQVANIIADDRVQGVALTGSEGAGSAVAAQAGKKLKKSTMELGGNDVFVVLDDCDLDKAVKIGAQARLNNAGQVCTAAKRFIVQRKAADEFLSKLTDCFRQVTQGDPLEKSTTLGPLSSRQARDDLTVQVKKAIQNGATQHYAGEPVSGEGFFYPPTILTNITRDNPAWFEEFFGPVAQVYVVENDDEAVKLANDSHYGLGGSIFSQDIERAKRLASRIETGMVFINSLTGTAAELPFGGVKRSGYGRELSDLGIKEFVNQKLVVVSQ encoded by the coding sequence ATGCCATATCAATCGGTTAATCCATTTACCGGTAAACTAACCCAGGAATATGCCAGCCATAACGATGGCGATATCGAACATGCTCTCACTAAGGCCCATGCGCTTTATCAGTCTGAATGGTGTAAAGGGGATATCCAGCAAAGACTCCCGGTGCTGCGCAAACTGGCGGACCTGATTGATAATCAGGTTGATGAACTGGCAAAAATTGCCACGACGGAAATGGGCAAGCCCCTGACTCAGGCTCGCGGAGAAGTTAAGCTCTGTGCTCAGATAGCGCGTTACTATGCCGATAATGCGGCAAAATTTTTGGCTCCGGTCAGCTATCCCACGCCTCAGGGCGAGGCATGGGTAGAGCATCATCCTATCGGCGTGCTGATGGCCGTCGAACCCTGGAACTTTCCTTTCTATCAGTTAATGCGTGTTTTAGCCCCAAACCTTGCTGCCGGTAACCCGGTGCTGGCTAAGCACGCCAGTATCGTTCCCCAGTGCGCCGCGGCGTTTGAAAAGCTGGTGAGGGACGCAGGTGCCCCGGAAGGCGCGTGGACGAATCTCTATATTACCGGCGAGCAGGTTGCCAATATTATTGCCGACGACCGGGTGCAAGGCGTGGCGCTTACGGGGTCGGAAGGGGCCGGTAGCGCCGTTGCGGCCCAGGCAGGGAAGAAGCTCAAGAAATCCACGATGGAGCTGGGTGGTAACGATGTATTTGTGGTGCTGGATGATTGTGACCTCGACAAAGCCGTTAAAATCGGTGCGCAGGCGCGGCTCAATAACGCCGGGCAGGTTTGCACTGCGGCTAAGCGATTTATCGTACAGCGTAAAGCGGCCGATGAATTTCTCTCGAAGCTCACAGATTGCTTCCGCCAGGTCACTCAGGGTGATCCGCTGGAGAAATCCACTACGCTGGGGCCATTATCTTCACGTCAGGCGCGGGATGACCTGACCGTACAGGTTAAAAAAGCTATCCAAAACGGTGCCACTCAGCACTACGCTGGGGAGCCGGTCAGTGGCGAAGGCTTTTTCTATCCGCCAACCATTTTGACCAACATCACTCGCGATAATCCGGCATGGTTTGAGGAGTTCTTCGGCCCGGTAGCCCAGGTGTATGTCGTAGAGAATGATGACGAAGCCGTGAAACTGGCGAATGACTCTCACTATGGGCTGGGCGGTTCTATATTCAGCCAGGATATTGAGCGCGCCAAGCGGCTGGCATCGCGGATTGAAACCGGGATGGTCTTTATCAACTCTCTAACCGGTACTGCGGCGGAGCTACCGTTCGGCGGCGTTAAACGTTCCGGCTATGGCCGTGAGCTATCCGATCTCGGCATCAAAGAATTTGTAAACCAGAAGCTGGTTGTTGTTAGCCAGTAA
- the aarF gene encoding putative protein kinase UbiB, producing MIKTILVTARDRTRLTEITGVLIRYGLQDVIRVLGLTGLIDKLGGRSASRDPRPLPERLCAALEELGPAFIKLGQILATRTDLLDPSWTDALSQLHASASPLPWPELEGQVAATLGAAPDEIFAWFDEKPLASASIAQIHRARLKNGDDVVVKIQRPGIEETIRADLRLLRFLAETIEQQSDTLARFHPVQLVLYLENALRQELDFTYEAASGSKIYQQFLGSLDVVIPRIYWQWTSPTLMVQEYLAGTAPVSKQQLAAEGYDGALLARKGSVAFMKMLIDHRLYHADPHPGNVMALPGNRVGFIDFGMVGHLSETRRDELLSLLYAISERDASGIVDALIVWCEPEALDITELELAASYFLEKQGCLPLQLGKALTDMLATAREFRLPLPPDLVLLFKALITADGVLQRLDPEFDIVAVLKPMLKTQMVKRYGQIANRKRLLKLSNQLLDSGEALPQTIRLLMQRLRHGRLQADIHVSNVNQLGKSLERAASTLALAIVIAAIVIVVTPWLFRLHWTLFGIPFFQVIGLFCYVAGSFWLLWRLWRR from the coding sequence ATGATTAAAACAATACTGGTGACCGCACGCGACAGAACGCGACTGACGGAAATTACCGGTGTGTTAATTCGCTATGGACTACAGGATGTTATTCGCGTTCTGGGGCTGACCGGATTAATCGATAAACTGGGCGGACGCAGCGCAAGCCGGGATCCGCGCCCGTTACCAGAACGGCTTTGCGCCGCGCTTGAGGAATTAGGGCCAGCCTTTATCAAGCTGGGTCAAATCCTCGCAACCCGCACCGATTTACTCGACCCCAGCTGGACCGACGCGTTAAGCCAGCTGCACGCCAGCGCCAGTCCGCTACCCTGGCCTGAACTGGAAGGCCAGGTCGCCGCCACGCTCGGCGCTGCGCCCGATGAGATTTTTGCATGGTTTGATGAAAAACCGCTGGCCAGCGCATCAATAGCCCAAATCCACCGGGCTCGCCTGAAAAATGGCGATGATGTAGTCGTCAAGATCCAGCGGCCTGGAATTGAGGAAACCATCCGCGCCGACCTGCGGCTGCTGCGCTTTCTGGCTGAAACCATCGAGCAGCAGAGCGATACCCTGGCTCGCTTCCATCCGGTACAACTGGTTCTCTACCTGGAGAATGCGTTACGCCAGGAGCTGGACTTCACTTATGAAGCGGCCAGCGGCAGTAAAATTTACCAACAGTTTCTCGGATCGCTGGATGTGGTGATCCCCCGTATCTACTGGCAGTGGACCAGCCCCACGCTCATGGTGCAGGAGTACCTTGCTGGTACGGCTCCGGTGAGTAAACAGCAGCTGGCGGCCGAAGGATACGACGGTGCGCTGCTGGCCCGTAAAGGCTCGGTCGCTTTTATGAAAATGCTCATCGACCACAGGCTGTACCACGCCGACCCGCATCCCGGAAATGTCATGGCGCTGCCGGGGAACCGGGTAGGCTTTATTGATTTTGGCATGGTAGGGCACCTGAGCGAGACCCGTCGCGATGAGCTGCTCTCTCTGCTTTATGCCATTAGCGAGCGCGATGCGAGCGGGATTGTCGATGCGCTCATTGTTTGGTGCGAGCCTGAGGCGCTGGATATCACTGAGCTGGAGCTGGCAGCCAGCTATTTCCTTGAGAAGCAGGGCTGTCTGCCGCTGCAGCTTGGAAAGGCGCTGACCGATATGCTGGCTACCGCCCGGGAGTTTCGCCTGCCGCTGCCGCCGGACCTGGTGCTGCTGTTCAAAGCGTTGATTACCGCCGACGGGGTGTTGCAGCGCCTGGATCCCGAGTTCGACATTGTTGCCGTGCTTAAGCCAATGCTGAAAACCCAGATGGTGAAACGCTATGGACAGATAGCTAACCGCAAGCGGCTACTGAAGCTGAGTAATCAGTTACTGGATAGCGGGGAAGCGCTGCCGCAAACCATTCGTCTGCTGATGCAGCGCCTGCGTCACGGTCGCTTACAGGCTGATATTCATGTCAGCAATGTCAATCAACTGGGGAAATCGCTGGAGCGCGCCGCCTCGACGCTGGCTTTGGCAATTGTTATTGCCGCTATCGTTATTGTGGTGACGCCGTGGCTGTTCCGTCTGCACTGGACGCTGTTTGGCATTCCATTTTTCCAGGTTATCGGTTTGTTCTGTTATGTGGCCGGTTCCTTCTGGTTGTTGTGGCGTCTGTGGCGGCGTTAG
- a CDS encoding multidrug DMT transporter permease translates to MPINKSFLAANAATSVFVLLWGSAAIFTRWGLDNASPIALLVFRFTLALGILVIIGCFRRRFIPQKGSSLWAAITGLVLIGGYSVCYFKAMGYGVTPGLIATIMGIQPILTLGIVERRMQGWRLLGLLIALSGLIQLVWRSLSSAHFSLPGIVFALSALLLMTFGAIMQKRLHQQPADVLPLQYAVSLVLCLILTPFEHFHFTVNLGLIIPVLFLGGLISVVAQLLLYRLLNSGNIVNVTSLFYLVPVITAVLDYLLLGNALPLSGLFGMVAIMLGIMLVFRAPKGANL, encoded by the coding sequence GTGCCAATTAATAAATCTTTTCTGGCGGCAAATGCCGCAACTTCCGTGTTTGTATTGCTATGGGGCAGCGCGGCTATCTTTACCCGTTGGGGGCTGGATAACGCCTCACCAATAGCGCTGTTGGTTTTCCGTTTTACTTTAGCGCTCGGCATTCTGGTGATTATCGGCTGTTTTCGCCGCAGGTTTATTCCGCAGAAGGGCAGCAGTCTATGGGCTGCGATAACCGGGCTGGTACTCATTGGCGGCTATTCGGTTTGTTATTTTAAAGCTATGGGTTATGGCGTCACGCCGGGCCTGATCGCCACCATTATGGGTATCCAGCCAATCCTGACATTAGGGATAGTTGAGCGACGGATGCAGGGCTGGCGGCTGCTGGGATTACTGATTGCGCTTAGCGGGCTGATTCAGCTGGTATGGCGTAGCCTGTCGTCGGCACACTTCTCGCTGCCCGGTATTGTATTTGCCCTGAGCGCGCTATTGCTGATGACCTTTGGCGCCATTATGCAAAAACGCCTGCATCAGCAACCCGCCGATGTGCTGCCACTGCAATATGCCGTTAGCCTGGTATTGTGTCTGATACTGACGCCGTTTGAACATTTTCACTTTACGGTAAATCTGGGGCTTATCATTCCAGTGCTATTTCTTGGCGGACTGATATCGGTAGTCGCTCAGCTCCTGCTTTACCGACTGCTCAATAGCGGCAATATCGTTAACGTCACCAGTTTGTTTTATCTGGTTCCGGTAATTACTGCGGTACTGGACTACCTGCTGCTGGGTAACGCGCTGCCGCTATCCGGACTGTTTGGTATGGTCGCGATTATGCTGGGGATCATGCTGGTCTTTCGGGCTCCAAAGGGGGCTAACCTCTAA